The Tardiphaga alba genome includes a window with the following:
- a CDS encoding flavin monoamine oxidase family protein: MTFSRRAFLSASAGLTLAPFTSASWFGARARAATLPRDADVVVIGAGAAGIAAARRVQATGRKVIVLEASGQIGGRCATDSSTFDVPLDLGARWLHTPETNALFKLARGVGIDVTPSPNQRLRIGRRNARAAETEDLLATVVRATRAIDDAARRGDMSCASVLPKDLGDWAGTVDFALGAYATGKDLKDLSALDQSRAEDRAISVATRQGLGALMMKLGESVPVVLSTPATRVAWSGRDIGVETPAGRVAARAVIVTVSSNVLNSGAIKFSPELPKRQLDAASKLTLGSYDRIALELKGNPLGLGRDELMIEQSTNTRTGALFANIGGSSLCTVDVAGSFGRGIAAQGEAAMTGFATEWLTKLFGSDVKNAIQRSKVTRWDASPYILGAMSAAVPGGQASRRVLAEPMGNLFIAGEATHETLWGTVDGAWETGERAADAALKKIGAVKNPEAEPKPAKKQKRRAPQSSNAGGSGAN, encoded by the coding sequence ATGACTTTCTCACGCCGCGCATTTCTATCGGCGTCGGCTGGATTGACGCTTGCGCCATTCACTTCAGCATCATGGTTCGGTGCAAGGGCGCGAGCTGCGACATTGCCGCGCGATGCCGATGTGGTGGTGATCGGCGCTGGCGCTGCCGGTATCGCGGCGGCGCGGCGCGTTCAGGCGACGGGGCGCAAGGTCATCGTGTTGGAGGCTTCGGGCCAGATCGGTGGCCGATGTGCGACGGACAGCTCAACCTTCGATGTGCCGCTCGATCTCGGCGCGCGCTGGCTGCATACGCCGGAGACCAACGCGTTGTTCAAGCTCGCGCGCGGCGTGGGTATCGACGTCACTCCGTCGCCGAACCAGAGGCTGCGCATCGGCCGCCGCAATGCGCGCGCCGCTGAAACCGAGGATCTGCTTGCAACCGTTGTTCGCGCGACGCGCGCGATCGACGATGCGGCTCGTCGCGGCGACATGTCCTGCGCCTCGGTGTTGCCAAAGGACCTCGGTGATTGGGCGGGTACGGTCGATTTTGCGCTCGGCGCTTATGCGACCGGCAAGGATTTGAAGGACCTCTCGGCGCTCGATCAGTCACGCGCGGAAGATCGCGCAATCTCGGTCGCCACGCGACAAGGCCTTGGCGCGTTGATGATGAAGCTCGGTGAGAGCGTGCCGGTGGTGCTGTCGACACCGGCGACGCGTGTGGCCTGGAGTGGTCGCGATATCGGCGTCGAAACGCCGGCAGGTCGCGTTGCGGCGCGTGCGGTGATCGTCACCGTATCGAGCAATGTGTTGAACTCCGGCGCGATCAAGTTCTCGCCGGAACTCCCAAAGCGGCAGCTCGATGCCGCGTCGAAATTGACGCTTGGCAGTTACGACCGCATCGCGCTGGAGCTGAAAGGCAATCCGCTTGGCCTCGGCCGCGATGAATTGATGATCGAGCAGAGCACAAACACGCGTACCGGCGCGCTGTTTGCGAATATCGGCGGCTCGTCGCTCTGCACGGTGGATGTCGCCGGCTCATTCGGCCGCGGCATCGCGGCGCAAGGCGAAGCCGCGATGACAGGCTTTGCGACGGAATGGCTGACCAAACTCTTCGGCAGCGATGTGAAGAATGCGATCCAGCGCAGCAAGGTCACGCGCTGGGATGCGTCGCCCTACATCCTCGGCGCAATGTCAGCCGCAGTGCCGGGCGGCCAAGCCTCGCGCCGCGTGCTGGCCGAGCCCATGGGCAATCTCTTCATCGCCGGTGAAGCGACGCATGAAACGCTGTGGGGCACCGTCGATGGCGCCTGGGAGACCGGCGAGCGGGCAGCCGATGCGGCATTGAAGAAGATCGGAGCGGTGAAAAATCCCGAGGCCGAGCCGAAGCCCGCTAAGAAGCAGAAGCGCCGTGCGCCGCAATCCAGCAATGCTGGCGGGTCTGGAGCGAACTAG
- a CDS encoding type II toxin-antitoxin system RelE family toxin, with product MKQIVFTPASQRQWLRLSPDTRSRIDGRLNEFASTGHGDVKRLKGRDGARLRIGDWRVIFYEEQNTIIIVAVGHRRDIYD from the coding sequence ATGAAGCAGATCGTCTTCACCCCGGCGAGCCAACGACAATGGCTGCGGTTATCGCCAGATACACGTAGCCGGATCGATGGGCGATTGAACGAATTTGCATCCACTGGCCATGGCGACGTGAAGCGACTCAAGGGACGCGATGGTGCCCGGCTCCGCATCGGCGACTGGCGTGTCATCTTCTACGAAGAGCAAAACACGATTATCATAGTCGCTGTCGGCCATCGTCGAGACATCTATGATTGA
- a CDS encoding helix-turn-helix transcriptional regulator → MSVRFQKTPKGEVAILPREDYEALVAKASEADEDAGTARLVAHAKDDIASGAPLLPKSVVDRLANGENPVRVLREWRDVTPMYLSLKTDISERHIADIESGKLVGTAVWLLAIAKVLKVPADLLLQTD, encoded by the coding sequence ATGAGCGTCAGATTTCAGAAAACGCCCAAAGGCGAAGTCGCCATCCTTCCGCGTGAAGACTACGAGGCGCTTGTCGCGAAAGCATCGGAAGCCGATGAAGATGCCGGCACCGCGCGCTTGGTAGCCCACGCGAAGGACGATATTGCGTCCGGCGCGCCGTTGTTGCCCAAGAGCGTCGTGGACCGGCTCGCTAATGGCGAAAATCCCGTCCGGGTCCTGCGCGAATGGCGAGATGTCACGCCGATGTATCTATCGCTCAAGACAGACATCAGTGAGCGGCATATTGCGGACATCGAGAGCGGCAAGCTCGTCGGCACAGCTGTATGGCTTCTTGCCATCGCGAAAGTGCTGAAAGTGCCGGCGGACCTGCTCCTTCAGACCGACTAG